In one window of Verrucomicrobiia bacterium DNA:
- a CDS encoding glycosyltransferase family protein, whose product MKTVAIIQARMGSTRLPGKVLRPLCGKPVLAHVLQRVRLCRRLDDVWVATSTHSADDAIAQACRGWDTPCFRGSEEDVLARFYEAAKAARADTVVRITADCPLFDGHLLEDMLKVFAELNTPATTVDYLSNVLERRYPRGLDAEIFTCAALQRAYLEARLPREREHVTPYLYGHPEIFRLHSYRAPQDWSHYRWTLDTPEDWALIEAIYQALYRPETPFTTPQVLELLAAHPELAQLNASVRQKE is encoded by the coding sequence ATGAAAACCGTGGCCATCATTCAAGCGCGCATGGGCAGCACGCGCCTGCCCGGCAAAGTGCTTCGCCCGCTGTGCGGCAAACCCGTCCTGGCGCACGTCTTGCAGCGGGTCCGGCTTTGCCGGCGACTGGATGACGTCTGGGTAGCCACCTCCACCCACTCGGCCGATGACGCCATCGCTCAGGCCTGCCGGGGATGGGACACACCTTGCTTTCGCGGCAGCGAGGAGGATGTCCTCGCCCGTTTTTATGAGGCCGCAAAGGCCGCGCGAGCCGACACGGTGGTACGCATCACCGCGGACTGTCCGTTGTTTGATGGGCATTTGTTGGAGGACATGCTCAAGGTGTTTGCGGAGCTTAACACGCCGGCCACCACCGTGGATTACCTAAGCAATGTTCTCGAACGTCGCTATCCCCGCGGCCTGGATGCGGAAATCTTCACCTGTGCCGCGTTGCAAAGGGCTTACCTCGAAGCCCGGTTGCCGCGTGAACGGGAGCATGTTACCCCTTACCTGTATGGCCATCCAGAAATCTTTCGCCTCCACTCGTATCGCGCCCCGCAGGACTGGTCGCATTACCGGTGGACGCTTGACACCCCGGAGGATTGGGCCTTGATCGAGGCCATTTATCAAGCGCTTTACCGTCCCGAAACCCCCTTTACCACCCCCCAGGTGCTCGAATTACTTGCCGCCCACCCCGAGCTGGCCCAACTCAACGCCTCCGTGCGGCAAAAAGAGTGA
- a CDS encoding N-acetylglucosamine-6-phosphate deacetylase, whose protein sequence is MNTRPWIKNRGAVMARHYRRGTCWRLAWENGLLTESECVKCGGDPDLFIAPALFDPQINGYAGVDFQQDNLTAEALLEAARRLRRDGCARFLLTLITDSWPALTRRLRHLAAVRREHPELQAALAGWHIEGPFLSEKPGFCGAHAPDLMLDPTPELLAELRRLTAPDPLVITLAPERAGSLTAIRKAAVMGIRISLGHTDADTTLIETALAAGAVGFTHLANGCPRLLDRHDNILWRVLGGSLARPAVTSPPRFIGLIADGIHVSPDLFRLLHQWLPQERIYYTTDAMAAAASPPGKYTLGKLEVEVGPEGVVRLPGTPYFAGSALRPIQAVQRAARILQRPWAEVWAHAAAIPAAFAGVPNSLQPGQPANFCLVRPAMEGIPQIERTYFHGQPTPP, encoded by the coding sequence ATGAACACGAGGCCATGGATAAAAAACCGGGGCGCGGTCATGGCCCGGCATTACCGCCGGGGCACCTGCTGGCGGCTGGCGTGGGAAAACGGCCTGCTCACGGAAAGCGAGTGCGTCAAATGTGGGGGTGACCCGGATTTGTTTATTGCCCCCGCCCTGTTTGACCCGCAAATCAACGGTTATGCCGGCGTGGATTTCCAGCAGGACAACCTCACAGCCGAGGCGCTCCTCGAAGCCGCCCGTCGCCTGCGCCGCGATGGATGCGCCCGATTCCTGCTCACTTTAATCACCGACTCCTGGCCCGCTTTGACCCGCCGCCTGCGGCATTTGGCCGCCGTCCGCCGTGAACATCCCGAACTGCAGGCGGCCCTGGCCGGCTGGCACATTGAGGGACCATTTCTTTCAGAAAAACCGGGGTTTTGCGGGGCACATGCCCCGGACTTGATGCTGGACCCCACCCCGGAATTGCTGGCCGAGTTGCGCCGCCTCACGGCCCCCGATCCCTTGGTCATCACCCTGGCCCCGGAGCGCGCCGGCAGCCTGACGGCCATCCGCAAGGCCGCAGTCATGGGCATTCGCATCAGCCTGGGACATACCGATGCCGACACCACCTTGATTGAAACCGCCCTGGCCGCCGGCGCCGTGGGCTTTACCCACCTGGCCAATGGCTGCCCCCGGCTGTTGGACCGGCACGACAACATCCTTTGGAGAGTGCTGGGCGGCTCCCTGGCCCGGCCAGCCGTCACCAGCCCCCCACGGTTTATTGGGTTGATCGCCGACGGAATTCATGTCAGCCCCGACTTATTCCGGCTCCTGCATCAATGGCTTCCCCAAGAGCGCATCTATTACACCACCGACGCCATGGCCGCTGCCGCCAGCCCTCCGGGCAAATACACCTTGGGCAAACTGGAAGTCGAAGTAGGGCCGGAAGGGGTGGTGCGTTTGCCGGGCACCCCTTATTTTGCCGGCTCCGCCCTGCGGCCCATCCAGGCGGTGCAACGGGCCGCCCGTATTTTGCAGCGACCTTGGGCAGAAGTGTGGGCTCATGCTGCTGCCATCCCCGCCGCGTTCGCCGGTGTGCCCAATTCCCTGCAACCCGGACAACCCGCCAATTTTTGTCTGGTGCGTCCTGCGATGGAAGGAATCCCGCAAATTGAACGCACCTACTTTCACGGTCAACCGACCCCGCCATGA
- a CDS encoding RDD family protein encodes MNGIAASNQLWIKTPEGVTFGLPLASPLPRMVAWLLDALVIFALTLSLLKIFGLIGLLAPDLGHAMRILGWLGVSTGYGMALEWFWRGQTLGKKVLRLRVVDAQGLRLQFYQVFLRNVLRAVDALPLLYLLGGVVCMLSPRYQRLGDMAAGTVVIRTPQFTAPDLEQIRTGKFNSLRRYPHLLARLRQKTTPAEAALALQAVLRREAFTPEKRVELFHALAEHFSQKVAFPPEACEGLSDEQFIRNIVEALYRAEAKSESTTA; translated from the coding sequence ATGAACGGTATTGCTGCCAGCAACCAGCTTTGGATTAAAACCCCTGAAGGCGTGACCTTCGGCCTGCCGCTGGCCAGTCCCCTGCCCCGGATGGTGGCCTGGTTGCTGGACGCCTTGGTCATTTTCGCCCTCACGCTAAGCTTGCTCAAAATATTCGGCCTCATTGGCCTCCTCGCACCCGACCTGGGCCATGCCATGCGAATCTTGGGCTGGCTGGGGGTCTCCACTGGCTACGGCATGGCCTTGGAATGGTTCTGGCGGGGGCAGACCCTCGGCAAAAAAGTGCTGCGCCTGCGCGTGGTGGACGCCCAGGGGTTGCGCCTGCAGTTTTACCAGGTTTTTCTGCGCAACGTCCTGCGGGCGGTGGATGCCCTGCCTCTCCTTTACCTCCTGGGTGGCGTGGTCTGCATGCTCTCTCCGCGCTATCAGCGCCTGGGCGACATGGCGGCCGGCACGGTGGTCATTCGCACCCCCCAATTCACCGCGCCGGACCTGGAGCAAATCCGCACCGGCAAGTTCAATTCGCTGCGGCGCTATCCCCATTTGCTGGCCCGGTTGCGCCAGAAAACCACCCCCGCTGAAGCCGCTCTGGCCTTGCAGGCCGTCCTGCGCCGTGAGGCGTTCACCCCTGAAAAACGCGTGGAATTGTTTCATGCCTTGGCCGAGCACTTCAGCCAGAAAGTGGCCTTCCCTCCCGAGGCCTGCGAAGGATTAAGCGACGAACAATTCATCCGCAACATCGTGGAAGCCCTTTACCGAGCGGAAGCCAAGTCCGAGTCCACTACCGCATGA
- a CDS encoding stage II sporulation protein M has product MIIDLQRFLEAEQPCWRELEERLQRLERTEPESISLLDLQRLHYLYERTSADLVRLRTYAAEPEIRNYLENLVARAYAEIHESRGRSRGWRFWPWLTQTFPQTFRQRWQAFQLAALITLAGVVFGGLATLLDPQSRFVTMPFGHDQWRPSERVAHEESGTAETPAGQHMTFSSHLIANNTKVSLLTLALGMTYGVGTVVLLFYNGVVLGAITTDYCLDGQTTFLLAWLLPHGSIEIPAILIAGQAGLVLAGALVGRGNRERLAQRVRAVGPQVLTLAGGVLLMLVWAGLVESFFSQYHQPHFPYALKIAFGAVQLALLILFLARGGRKAATAVKPQA; this is encoded by the coding sequence ATGATCATTGACCTCCAGCGCTTCTTGGAGGCCGAGCAGCCCTGCTGGCGCGAACTGGAAGAGCGCCTCCAACGGCTGGAACGCACCGAACCGGAATCCATCAGTCTCCTGGATTTGCAGCGGCTGCACTATCTATACGAGCGCACCTCCGCCGACCTGGTACGGCTCCGCACCTACGCCGCCGAGCCGGAAATCAGAAATTATCTGGAAAATCTGGTGGCGCGCGCCTACGCGGAAATCCATGAATCCCGCGGCCGCAGCCGGGGCTGGCGGTTTTGGCCCTGGTTGACGCAAACCTTTCCTCAAACCTTCCGGCAACGCTGGCAGGCCTTTCAACTGGCGGCGCTGATCACCCTGGCCGGCGTGGTTTTTGGCGGATTGGCCACCCTCTTGGACCCGCAATCCCGCTTCGTCACCATGCCGTTTGGACATGATCAATGGCGGCCCAGTGAGCGCGTTGCGCACGAAGAATCCGGCACCGCGGAAACCCCCGCCGGACAGCACATGACCTTTTCCTCCCATCTCATTGCCAACAACACCAAAGTGTCCTTGCTCACCCTGGCCCTGGGCATGACCTATGGCGTGGGTACGGTGGTGCTTCTCTTTTACAACGGCGTGGTGCTGGGTGCGATCACCACGGACTACTGCCTGGATGGTCAGACGACCTTCCTCCTGGCCTGGCTGCTGCCCCATGGCTCAATTGAAATTCCAGCCATTTTAATTGCCGGCCAGGCCGGGCTGGTGCTGGCCGGAGCCCTTGTGGGACGAGGAAACCGGGAGCGGCTGGCGCAGCGGGTACGGGCTGTTGGGCCGCAAGTACTTACGCTGGCTGGCGGAGTCCTCTTGATGCTCGTTTGGGCGGGGTTGGTCGAATCTTTTTTCAGCCAGTATCACCAGCCCCATTTTCCCTACGCGCTCAAGATTGCCTTTGGGGCCGTCCAACTGGCCCTCTTGATCCTCTTTCTGGCCCGAGGCGGACGGAAAGCCGCAACGGCTGTAAAACCCCAAGCATGA
- a CDS encoding DUF4197 domain-containing protein, translating to MMAMKTLFSMCSLALLAAAGIMPATTVAQTPPAVLDVKPAFMLVTTNLEIRTNIVIVTNYVVVTNLTRITNYYNAAGQLLTPITPPAAAPALPAPPPAKPATPDPAQLLAIQLQAVRDLLFQGITAASNALAKPGAFTSNAAHQIAIPTGVTVFDRKRGEVLLQAMNQTAERAVPEAAQLLRQLAGQVNHTNPVEIIRGEPEAATRLLLSVQGEALATGLLQIVERHGRETKLPEAYANAMLRGGGLLGAVLGTQPQGNIESHVAQGLLRAFADYLAREEKNVRTNTAARLTPALRQAFTP from the coding sequence ATGATGGCCATGAAAACGTTGTTCTCCATGTGCAGCCTCGCACTCCTGGCTGCTGCCGGCATCATGCCGGCCACCACGGTGGCTCAAACCCCACCCGCCGTGCTGGACGTCAAGCCGGCTTTCATGCTCGTCACCACCAATCTGGAAATCAGAACCAACATCGTCATCGTCACCAATTACGTCGTGGTGACCAATCTCACGCGCATCACCAACTACTATAATGCTGCCGGCCAGTTGCTGACCCCGATTACCCCGCCCGCTGCTGCCCCAGCACTGCCCGCGCCGCCTCCCGCCAAACCGGCCACACCCGACCCGGCCCAGCTTCTGGCCATCCAACTGCAAGCCGTGCGTGATTTGTTGTTTCAGGGCATAACCGCCGCCTCCAATGCCCTGGCCAAACCGGGGGCCTTCACCAGCAACGCCGCCCACCAAATCGCCATCCCCACCGGCGTCACCGTCTTTGACCGGAAACGTGGCGAGGTCCTCTTGCAGGCCATGAACCAGACCGCCGAGCGCGCCGTGCCGGAGGCCGCCCAGCTTCTTCGCCAGCTTGCCGGCCAGGTGAATCACACCAACCCGGTCGAAATCATTCGGGGCGAGCCGGAGGCCGCCACCCGTCTCCTGCTCAGCGTGCAAGGGGAAGCCCTGGCCACCGGGCTGCTCCAAATCGTAGAGCGCCATGGACGGGAAACCAAGCTGCCGGAAGCCTACGCCAACGCCATGCTGCGCGGCGGCGGGCTGCTGGGAGCGGTGCTCGGGACGCAACCCCAGGGAAATATCGAAAGCCACGTGGCGCAGGGGCTTTTGCGCGCTTTCGCCGACTACTTGGCTCGCGAAGAGAAAAATGTGCGGACCAACACCGCAGCCCGGCTTACCCCGGCCTTGCGCCAGGCTTTTACACCATGA